From Toxorhynchites rutilus septentrionalis strain SRP chromosome 2, ASM2978413v1, whole genome shotgun sequence, a single genomic window includes:
- the LOC129765260 gene encoding UDP-glucose 6-dehydrogenase isoform X3, protein MHLHLPCICRITPGLDEVVKQCRNRNLFFSTDIETAIQEAELIFISVNTPTKTYGNGRGRAADLKYVEGCARMIADMAQNSKIVVEKSTVPVRAAESIMHILKANHKPGVKYDILSNPEFLAEGTAIEDLMMPDRVLIGGEETPHGKAAIEKLSWVYEHWIPKKNILTTNTWSSELSKLAANAFLAQRISSINSLSAVCEATGADVSEVARAVGLDSRIGPKFLQASVGFGGSCFQKDILNLVYICEGLNLPEVAAYWQQVIDMNEYQKNRFSQKIIECLFNTVTDKRISILGFAFKKNTGDTRETPAITVCKTLLDEGAQLNIYDPKVEPEQIIADLTHPKLTESPEHVKKAVQIFSDPYDAVRGTHAIVICTEWDEFISLNYERIYQSMMKPAYIFDGRKILHHEKLQQIGFHVQTIGKKLNRNILTRSWGSVPQL, encoded by the exons CCTGGCCTAGACGAAGTGGTGAAACAGTGTCGCAATCGGAATCTGTTTTTCTCGACCGACATTGAGACGGCAATCCAGGAAGCGGAGCTGATCTTCATCTCAGTGAACACACCGACCAAGACATACGGAAACGGCCGAGGGCGTGCCGCAGACCTCAAGTATGTCGAGGGATGCGCCCGTATGATTGCTGACATGGCTCAGAACAGCAAAATTGTGGTTGAAAAGAGTACAGTGCCGGTCCGCGCGGCCGAAAGCATTATGCACATTCTGAAGGCTAATCACAAACCAG GGGTGAAGTACGACATCCTATCGAACCCAGAATTCCTTGCCGAAGGAACCGCCATTGAGGATCTAATGATGCCAGATAGAGTGCTCATTGGGGGCGAAGAGACACCACACGGCAAAGCAGCAATCGAGAAACTCTCCTGGGTGTACGAACATTGGATTCCGAAGAAAAATATCCTCACTACCAACACCTGGAGTTCCGAGTTGTCCAAACTGGCGGCGAATGCTTTTCTAGCACAACGGATATCTTCCATAAATTCACTGTCAGCAGTTTGTGAAGCTACGGGAGCGGATGTCTCTGAAGTGGCCCGAGCGGTTGGCCTTGACTCGAGGATCGGTCCCAAGTTTCTGCAAGCTTCCGTTGGCTTTGGCGGCAGTTGCTTTCAGAAAGATATCCTCAATCTCGTCTACATCTGTGAAGGACTCAATCTACCGGAGGTGGCTGCCTACTGGCAGCAGGTCATCGATATGAACGAATACCAGAAGAATCGGTTCTCCCAGAAGATTATCGAGTGTCTGTTCAACACGGTCACCGACAAGCGGATATCAATTCTGGGATTCGCCTTCAAGAAGAACACTGGGGACACACGCGAGACACCGGCCATTACGGTGTGTAAAACCTTGCTCGACGAAGGCGCCCAGCTGAATATTTACGATCCCAAAGTGGAACCCGAGCAGATCATTGCCGACCTGACGCATCCAAAGTTGACGGAGAGTCCCGAACACGTGAAGAAGGCGGTGCAAATTTTCTCCGATCCCTACGATGCGGTTAGGGGGACTCACGCGATAGTCATCTGTACGGAGTGGGATGAATTTATT AGCTTGAACTACGAACGTATTTACCAGTCGATGATGAAGCCGGCTTACATCTTTGACGGGCGCAAAATTCTGCACCACGAGAAACTTCAACAAATCGGCTTCCACGTGCAGACCATTGGCAAGAAGCTGAATCGCAATATCCTGACCCGGTCCTGGGGTAGCGTTCCGCAGCTCTAA
- the LOC129765260 gene encoding UDP-glucose 6-dehydrogenase isoform X2 yields the protein MVKNRISAENSFASNHIQSLHLAAPGNMTQKPGLDEVVKQCRNRNLFFSTDIETAIQEAELIFISVNTPTKTYGNGRGRAADLKYVEGCARMIADMAQNSKIVVEKSTVPVRAAESIMHILKANHKPGVKYDILSNPEFLAEGTAIEDLMMPDRVLIGGEETPHGKAAIEKLSWVYEHWIPKKNILTTNTWSSELSKLAANAFLAQRISSINSLSAVCEATGADVSEVARAVGLDSRIGPKFLQASVGFGGSCFQKDILNLVYICEGLNLPEVAAYWQQVIDMNEYQKNRFSQKIIECLFNTVTDKRISILGFAFKKNTGDTRETPAITVCKTLLDEGAQLNIYDPKVEPEQIIADLTHPKLTESPEHVKKAVQIFSDPYDAVRGTHAIVICTEWDEFISLNYERIYQSMMKPAYIFDGRKILHHEKLQQIGFHVQTIGKKLNRNILTRSWGSVPQL from the exons CCTGGCCTAGACGAAGTGGTGAAACAGTGTCGCAATCGGAATCTGTTTTTCTCGACCGACATTGAGACGGCAATCCAGGAAGCGGAGCTGATCTTCATCTCAGTGAACACACCGACCAAGACATACGGAAACGGCCGAGGGCGTGCCGCAGACCTCAAGTATGTCGAGGGATGCGCCCGTATGATTGCTGACATGGCTCAGAACAGCAAAATTGTGGTTGAAAAGAGTACAGTGCCGGTCCGCGCGGCCGAAAGCATTATGCACATTCTGAAGGCTAATCACAAACCAG GGGTGAAGTACGACATCCTATCGAACCCAGAATTCCTTGCCGAAGGAACCGCCATTGAGGATCTAATGATGCCAGATAGAGTGCTCATTGGGGGCGAAGAGACACCACACGGCAAAGCAGCAATCGAGAAACTCTCCTGGGTGTACGAACATTGGATTCCGAAGAAAAATATCCTCACTACCAACACCTGGAGTTCCGAGTTGTCCAAACTGGCGGCGAATGCTTTTCTAGCACAACGGATATCTTCCATAAATTCACTGTCAGCAGTTTGTGAAGCTACGGGAGCGGATGTCTCTGAAGTGGCCCGAGCGGTTGGCCTTGACTCGAGGATCGGTCCCAAGTTTCTGCAAGCTTCCGTTGGCTTTGGCGGCAGTTGCTTTCAGAAAGATATCCTCAATCTCGTCTACATCTGTGAAGGACTCAATCTACCGGAGGTGGCTGCCTACTGGCAGCAGGTCATCGATATGAACGAATACCAGAAGAATCGGTTCTCCCAGAAGATTATCGAGTGTCTGTTCAACACGGTCACCGACAAGCGGATATCAATTCTGGGATTCGCCTTCAAGAAGAACACTGGGGACACACGCGAGACACCGGCCATTACGGTGTGTAAAACCTTGCTCGACGAAGGCGCCCAGCTGAATATTTACGATCCCAAAGTGGAACCCGAGCAGATCATTGCCGACCTGACGCATCCAAAGTTGACGGAGAGTCCCGAACACGTGAAGAAGGCGGTGCAAATTTTCTCCGATCCCTACGATGCGGTTAGGGGGACTCACGCGATAGTCATCTGTACGGAGTGGGATGAATTTATT AGCTTGAACTACGAACGTATTTACCAGTCGATGATGAAGCCGGCTTACATCTTTGACGGGCGCAAAATTCTGCACCACGAGAAACTTCAACAAATCGGCTTCCACGTGCAGACCATTGGCAAGAAGCTGAATCGCAATATCCTGACCCGGTCCTGGGGTAGCGTTCCGCAGCTCTAA
- the LOC129765261 gene encoding SURF1-like protein, whose translation MFKLISRDALRACWSNQVQANSRRFVFQKRIRVEPPVRARCDTNQPITPFGWILLVVPATTFGLGCWQVQRKRWKEDLIRTLELKMHQGVVAIPDDLSELDKMEYQNVTVRGEFIHDQELHLGPRALITDGDSRTSGGLFSQKESSIGYLVITPFKLEGREDKILVNRGWVPKRFLDPTTRPEGQVKGIVELEGVVRLPEHRPQFTPQQRGAIFMYRDVPKMAQICDTEPYFLDATASATVPMGPVGGQTRVTLRNEHLSYILTWFSLSGFTAWLWFRLVVKRKGF comes from the exons atgttcaaattaaTCAGCCGCGATGCATTACGTGCATGTTGGTCAAATCAAGTTCAAGCCAACTCCCGCCGATTCGTGTTCCAAAAAAGAATTCGAGTGGAGCCGCCGGTCAGGGCTCGATGCGATACCAACCAGCCTATTACACCATTTGGTTGGATATTGCTG GTAGTTCCAGCAACAACTTTTGGGCTAGGCTGCTGGCAGGTCCAACGCAAGCGATGGAAGGAGGATCTTATTCGAACGCTGGAGTTGAAAATGCATCAAGGTGTGGTTGCAATTCCTGATGA CCTATCGGAGCTAGATAAAATGGAATATCAGAACGTGACTGTTAGAGGGGAGTTCATTCACGACCAGGAGTTGCATTTGGGACCCCGTGCTTTGATAACGGATGGAGATTCTCGAACATCCGGTGGACTGTTTTCGCAGAAGGAGTCATCAATCGGTTATCTGGTGATAACACCCTTCAAGCTGGAGGGAAGAGA GGATAAAATTCTCGTGAATCGCGGATGGGTTCCGAAACGGTTCCTGGATCCTACCACCCGTCCGGAAGGACAAGTCAAAGGAATTGTAGAACTCGAAGGTGTCGTGCGGCTGCCCGAACATAGACCACAGTTCACACCCCAGCAACGAGGCGCTATATTTATGTACCGGGACGTGCCGAAAATGGCACAAATTTGCGACACCGAACCGTACTTTCTGGACGCCACCGCTTCGGCAACGGTTCCCATGGGCCCAGTGGGCGGTCAAACACGGGTAACACTTCGCAACGAGCATCTGTCCTACATCCTCACGTGGTTCAGTCTGTCCGGATTCACCGCATGGTTGTGGTTCCGGTTAGTTGTAAAGAGAAAGGGATTTTAg